A stretch of the Rosa rugosa chromosome 5, drRosRugo1.1, whole genome shotgun sequence genome encodes the following:
- the LOC133711011 gene encoding probable 2-oxoglutarate-dependent dioxygenase AOP1: MGSGCQYQIPTIDFSIHSLEVDRGTEEWYSLCKRVREACENNGFFEILYDRIPLQLRAETFSMIRQLFSLPLDTKKNYFSSRPYGGYLGQNPKLPLFESFGLEDPSNYESLRSFTQLMWPNGHDKFCNTVISMVKKLDELKHMIEVMILDSYGLGEKSKSIMASMTLLRIMKYSPPLSGASMQGLHAHTDKALSTILCDDQVSGLEIETKDGQWVKLSFSPTSLVFVVGDLLMAWSNGRMHPAKHRVMMSGEKERYSLGQFVDPVEGTIIKSPKELVDEEHPRILEDFDYTKFSKFFYSEEGKAVDTEMQIFAFAGIS; encoded by the exons ATGGGTTCTGGTTGTCAATACCAGATTCCTACCATAGATTTCTCAATCCATTCACTGGAAGTAGACCGAGGAACAGAAGAGTGGTACAGTTTGTGCAAGAGAGTTAGAGAGGCTTGTGAAAACAATGGTTTCTTTGAAATACTGTATGATAGGATACCTCTGCAGTTAAGAGCAGAGACCTTCTCTATGATAAGgcaactcttcagccttcctCTGGATACAAAGAAGAACTATTTTAGTTCGAGGCCTTATGGCGGTTACCTTGGACAGAATCCGAAACTTCCCTTGTTTGAGAGCTTTGGCCTTGAAGATCCCTCCAACTATGAATCCCTCAGAAGCTTCACACAACTCATGTGGCCTAATGGCCATGACAAGTTTTG CAACACTGTAATTTCTATGGTGAAGAAGTTGGATGAGCTGAAACATATGATTGAAGTGATGATTCTTGATAGTTATGGTTTGGGAGAGAAGTCAAAATCGATCATGGCATCTATGACACTGCTAAGGATAATGAAATACAGCCCACCTCTTTCTGGGGCATCCATGCAGGGACTCCATGCTCACACAGACAAAGCACTTAGCACAATCCTTTGTGATGATCAAGTTTCAGGGCTGGAAATCGAAACAAAGGATGGACAGTGGGTCAagctttctttctctcctaCCTCCTTGGTCTTTGTCGTTGGAGATCTCCTTATG GCCTGGAGTAATGGCAGAATGCATCCTGCAAAGCATCGAGTGATGATGAGTGGAGAGAAGGAGCGATATTCTTTGGGACAATTTGTAGATCCAGTAGAAGGTACCATCATCAAATCACCAAAGGAGCTAGTAGATGAAGAACATCCCCGTATTCTTGAGGACTTTGACTATACGAAATTTAGCAAGTTCTTCTACTCAGAGGAAGGAAAGGCTGTCGACACAGAAATGCAGATTTTCGCATTTGCTGGGATTAGTTAG
- the LOC133711522 gene encoding uncharacterized protein LOC133711522, whose translation MERLVSKHVVLESQVCVLCTGAMETTLHLCRECTFSREVINSNLVLAQICFTTETDGMTVLEWLLYCSERLDLNHFGSLIFLLWGVWKERNCRVWENKVTRASDVTLMSCSRLQDFINYNSSSQGGSTRRANMVIWKCPPVGCLKLNIDGAFVKETGAGGVSLEAFQLIVEYSLQPVIVETDALTVKQ comes from the exons ATGGAGAGACTGGTTTCTAAACATGTGGTGCTTGAGTCGCAAGTTTGTGTGTTGTGCACGGGAGCCATGGAGACGACGCTGCATCTCTGTCGTGAGTGCACTTTCTCAAGGGAGGTGATCAATTCTAACTTAGTtctagctcaaatatgttttaCAACTGAGACAGATGGCATGACGGTTTTGGAATGGCTGTTGTACTGCTCTGAAAGGTTAGATTTGAACCACTTTGGTAGTTTGATTTTCTTGCTATGGGGAGtgtggaaagaaagaaattgcagAGTGTGGGAGAATAAGGTTACGAGGGCTAGTGATGTGACTTTAATGAGCTGTTCTAGACTTCAAGATTTCATTAATTATAATTCTAGTAGTCAAGGTGGGAGCACCCGGCGTGCAAACATGGTAATCTGGAAGTGTCCTCCAGTGGGGTGTCTTAAGTTAAATATTGATGGTGCCTTTGTCAAGGAGACTGGAGCCGGAGGAGTGAGTCTG GAAGCTTTTCAACTTATTGTGGAATACTCTTTGCAGCCTGTTATAGTGGAAACTGATGCTCTCACTGTTAAGCAATAG
- the LOC133711521 gene encoding probable 2-oxoglutarate-dependent dioxygenase AOP1, producing the protein MTKQLDEPKNKIEMMILDSYGFGSEKSRSIMASKSTLLINKYNAPPLGDDHVNGLPAHTDKRLSTTLCDDQVSGLEFETTDGQWAWSNGRMHSMKHRVMISGQREQYSLLVIALPVEDTIVKAPKELVDEEHPQLFKDF; encoded by the exons ATGACCAAGCAGCTGGATGAGCCGAAGAACAAGATTGAAATGATGATTCTTGATAGTTATGGTTTTGGATCAGAGAAATCAAGGTCGATCATGGCAAGCAAGTCGACGTTACTGATTAATAAATACAATGCACCTCCATTAGGGGATGATCACGTGAATGGACTCCCTGCTCACACTGACAAAAGATTGTCCACAACACTTTGTGATGATCAAGTTTCAGGGCTGGAATTTGAAACCACAGATGGACAATGG GCATGGAGTAATGGCAGAATGCATTCGATGAAGCATAGAGTGATGATTAGTGGACAGAGAGAACAGTATTCGTTACTAGTGATTGCACTTCCGGTAGAAGATACAATAGTCAAGGCGCCAAAGGAGCTAGTAGATGAAGAACATCCCCAACTTTTTAAAGACTTTTGA